CCTTCAATGCGATGTTCTTCGTCATCCTCATCGACACCAGGAGGAGCAAAGCTGATCATGAAACCCTCTTGGACCTCATGAGCCTCAAGATCTGTGTACGCTCGGGCAGCTTTGGCCTTGAGAACCGTGACCTTCGTCGCCAACCCGTTGATTTTCGTGACAAGCCCAGAGAGGCCTGCGAACTCCTCGGCATGTGCGATCAGGAGAGAATGTAGATCTTCAACCTCGCGGGCAGTAAGGCTGACGTTGGCCTTGAACTTCATTAGAACTTCCTCGCGTTGAGATGAAGTGGCTTGACTTCGGGTCGTGCTCTGGATCCCGACCCGCCGCGCCCGCTGTTCGCATGCAGTCGCGAGAGGGTCGCCACCAGGCAGCCGGCGTCTCGCCCACGCCGCCTCTGACTCTACCTGAATAAATCCAATTAAGGAATATGCGCTCTCGCGCGTGCCCGTTCCCAACTGTCCGCCCGCGCCGTCCCGCTGCCTCGGCGTCCCGTGCTGTGCCGGTGGCCTGCGGCTTTGTGTACTGGTACGCGGTTGTTCGGGGCTGTTCGGCGAACATCGGTGAACAGTCCTGCCCGCGCCGCGCGCGCCGTTCGCCTGGCCTGGCGTGCGCTGTTCCTCCGGCCCGGCGCCGCGTGCCTCAGCGCGGCCCGCCCCGGGCTCGCGCCCTGCGACCGTCGGGCCGCGCCCGCAGTCCGGCGTGCTCGTGCCGCTGTCGGCTGCCCGTCCCCGGTCCCCGGCCCGCCTGTCCCCGCGCCCTGCGCCGCGGCCCGTCCCGGGCGTTGTCCCCATGCTGCCGCGGTCGCTGCGCCGGTGGGGACGCGTCGCCGGGTATCCGGCCCGCCATGGTCCCGTGGCGCCGTGTCAGGGCAGCGCTGCTGTACGCCCCGCGCCGCACGGCTGGCCCGCGCCGCCCGTCCCCGGCCGTGTCCGGCCGCGGTTGTGTCGGGCGTCCCGTGCCGTGCCGCCCGCCGTCCCGCGCGCGTTGCCCGTTCCTCGCTCCCGGCCGTGTCGCCGGGCTCCCGCCCGCCGTCCCGCGCCGCGTGCGCGTCCGCCGCGACCCCGTTGTCCCGGCCCTGCGCCCGCCGGTCGCGTGCGCCCGCTGCCGGGGGGTGGGTTGTTCGGCACTGTTCGGCGTTGTTCAGTGAACAACGCCGAACAGTGCCCGTCCCGGCCGTCCTCGTGGCGTCGCCGCCTGCCGTTCCCGTCCCTGCCGGGCCCGCGTCGCCCGCGCCCCCGGGTCTCTGTGCAGCCGGGCTCCCGCCCGCCGCGGTCCGGCTCCCGCCCGCCGCGGTATCCGCGGAAGCCTCCCGTTTCCCGCCGCCTGCGGCCCACGGCCGTCCCCGCCCGTCCGCCGCCGCCCCGGCCGCCGTCCGGCGCGCCGCGCCGTCCGCTGTCCGCCGGTCCGTTGTCCGGCCCCGCCGGGTCCGTCGAGTTCTCAGCCCGTCGGGTTCTCGCCCGTCGCCGTGCGGCTCCCCGCCGGCCGTCCCGGTCGGTGCCGTGGCTGCGCCCTGCGGTCGGTACCGAGGTCACTGGCCCTCTGCCGTGCCGCGTGTCGTCCGTTCCCGCCCTCGCCCGGGCGCTGGACGAGGAAAACGCTGAACACCTGGTGCCGCGCGCTGGCGCGTGGCACAGCAGGCGGAGGGACGGCGACAAACAGAACCCGTACCCGCCCCGCGGATGCAGTCGCCATCATGGGTACCGGCTTCGCCCTGCCCTCGTGTTGGAAGGATCCGATGACCCGTCAGGCCGACAGTGACGCGTGGCGTGCCCTGCTGCACGAGACCTACGCCGTCGAACAGCTGGGCAACGACCTGACCAGGCAGGCGCTACGCGACGGTGCGGTCGACGGGCCGTCGCAGCGCCGCTATCTGCTGCGCCGCGCCGCTCTCGCCGACCGGGCCGATCCCCTCCAGCGGGAGACCGGTTTCGCCGCGGCCGGGGAGGTCGACGCCGATCTGGCCGCCCTCGGCCTGCTGGAGTGGGACCGCGGGCACGGCACCGGCCGCGGCCCCGTTGCGGCCGCCGATGGGCGATGGGACGCCGATCCGCGCGGCTACCTCCATCAGGAACACGCGGTACTCGTCCTTGACGAGGACCAGGGGGAGCCTGGCGCCTGACCTGCTGGTCCGTTGGTGAACTCCCTGCGCGGCGCCGGGGCCGCTGTCGAACGAGTTCCGGCTCGCGCGTGATCACGGCATGTCGCGGCGACAGCGGTGCGGGCTCCGGAACCCCTCTGGGTTACGAGCCCAGCGAGCTGCTCCACCCCGCGTCGATGCCCCGCCGGGAGACAGCCCGGCGAACTCGTCAGCGCCGTGTTCCGCTCTCGCCTGCCGGGCCGGCCCGCGCGGCGATCACGGCGAGTTCGGCGCGCAGGTCCCGCCCCGTCCCGGACGGGGGTCGCACCTGGTGCGATTCCTCGTGCTCGTCGTCGATGAGTCGTCGACCCAGACGGCTGTCCGCCGCTCCTCGGGCTCTTCCTCGTCGCGTTGATGCCGCTGGTACCAGTCGAGATCGTCCTCGTCCTTGATCCAGTGGCGCACGTCCGTGTCCTGCGTGCGCCGGGTCTCGGCCCGTTCGGCGATCTGCACGGGTATCCCGCCCGGGGCGGGGGCTGGGGTCCGGCCAGGATCCGTGCGCGGGCGGCGTCCACGGCCCCGGCCCGCCCGGCCCCCGGCACGAGCCACGGCTTCCCCTCCGCCTCACCCCCCGCCCTGCGTCCGGCCGTCGGCCTACCGCGGTCGCGTCACCACACCGCCCACCTCACCCACCCCCACGCGTTACACAAACCGTCCCCGGTTATGTACCGGAGCGCTAGACTCACCCTCAAGGCGTTACACCCCTGTGCGGCGTGTGGCCGACCGCTGCGCGCCTGTCCTCCGCCGGCCCTGGCCGCCCGCCCGCCCGCCCGCGACGCGGCGGCCCGCTCCGCCCCCGTTCTGCTTCTGCTGGAGTTGCCCGTGTCCTCCTCGCGTTCCGTCTCCGCCGCCAAGACCGGGGCAGCTACGGGCCTGCTGCTGCCGCCCGCCGACGACCCGGTGTGGGGGAGTGTGCCGCTCGCGCTGCGTCAGAACCTGTCCGTGCCCGCTCATGGTCTGGTGAACCCGGCGCGCGGGGGGCTGGCGGAGAAGTCCGGCCGCCCGCTGCGCCTGGCGCTGAGTGCCGCCGCGAAGATGCGTACGACCGGCGCTCACTGGCACGTGCTGCTCATTGCCCCCCGTGCCGCGTTCGGCGGTCCCACCAGCGACCGCGCCGGGCGGGCCTACGCGCTGCTGCAGCAGGTCGTCGTCGACTACCTGCGCCCCGCCCTGGCCGCGCGGGCCGGAGCGAGCGGGAAGGCCCCGGCCGAGCAGCCCCCCACAGCCCCGGCCCCCGCCTCCACCCCGGCTGCTCCCGCAGCCGTCCCGGCCGAGCCCACCGCCGCGCCGGAGTCCGCCGACGGCTTCCTTCCCGATCCCGCTGCCGCTCCCGACACGGTCTCGGCCGCCGGGCCCGAGGGCGGCGCCGTCGAGGAGGCACCCCACCCCCTTCCGGCCGCCGACGAACTGGCCGCCGACGAACTGGCCGGCGCCCTGCACGAGATCACCGAACACCGCACCGTCCTGGTCCTCACCACCCCCCACCCGGACACCGCCCACACCGCCCTCGCCCAGCACCTGCCCGCAGGCCAGCCGGCTGTGTCCGTGGCCGGCGCAGACCGCGCCTCCCTGGCCCGCGCCCTCTACACGCAGCTGGGCCTCGGCCGCCGACAGCGACGGCCCCACGCCCTGAAAGACGCCGAGGACCTGATCGTCGCCGAACTCAAGCGAGCCCCCCGCCTCATCATCGCCACCGCCGCCCCCGGCCTGCGCTCCTCCGCCCTCCAACTGCTCTACAGCCTGTGGGCGCGCGAGAACTTCGCGCTGGTCCTGATCGGCGACACCAACCTCGCCACTCTCCTGTCGCGTTCGGACATGGCGAGCCTGAACTCCCGCGTGACCCTCCGGCACCACGTAGCGCCGACTTCCCCGGGCACCCCCGCGCCGAGCGGTACAACTCCGGCCGAGCAGCAGGACCCCCTCCCCTCACCGTCACAGCCGGCACCCGCCGAGCCCGCCACCACCCCGGCACCGGCCGACACCTCCCCGCCCGCCGGCCCGGCACCCGCCGACCCCGCGGCCGCCGACGACCCGCGGACCACCCTGGACCCTGCCGGCACCGCCCACGGCGAAGAACTGGCCGATCACGTACGGGAGATCGCCCAGGCCCGCGCCATCCTGACCGTCACCGGCCCCGACGCCACCACCGTGCACACCGCCCTCACCCGCACTCCCAGCCCCCCGAACCTTCCAGCCGTGCACACGGGCGGCAAGGACCGTTCCTCACTGGTCCGCGACCTGTTCGTACAGCTCGATCTGGACCAGCGCATGCCACAGCCCGGCACGCTGCGGGCCACCGAGGACCTGATCGCCGCCGAACTGCGCCGCGCCTCCCGGCTGGTCATCGTGCCAAAGGCCCACGAACTGCCCACCGCCGCCCTGCGCATGCTGTACGACCTGTGGTCGGCCGACAACTTCCCGCTGGTCCTGGGCGGCGACGACCGCCTCGACGACGTCCTTCAACGTCCCGCCCTGGCGAGCCTGAGCTCGTGCGTGCTCCTGCACCACCACCTGGACCCGGCCGGCGAAGAAACCCCCACCCCCACCCCCACCCCCACCCCCACCCCCACCCCCACCCCCACCCCCACCTCCACCCCGGCTGACGGCCCGAACGCCCCCGCCCCGGCGCCGCTCGCTCCCGACCCCGGGGCGACTGCCTCACCGTCCGCAGCCGGCCCCGACGCCAACCCGGAACCTGCCACCGCGCGCCCCGCCCCGACCACACTCTCCGCCCCGGGCCAGGCCGCCGGACCGCCCACCCCCGGCGCCGCGAAGCCGACGGCGCCCGCCGCGCCGGCGCCCGCCGCCGACTCCGACCAGCCTGCAACCACCACATCCCAACCGGCCCCGCCGCCCGGCAAGACCAAGGCAGTCCCGGGCAAGACCCCCGCCACGCTCCACCAGGCCCGCGCCGCGCTGCCCGACCTGATCCGCGCCGCCGCCGACGGCACCCCCACCCCCCTCACCCGCGAGGACACCGACCACGCCCTTCTGACCACCCCCCACGCCGCCACCACCCTGGGCTGGGACCTCGAGCACGCTCCCGCCCACGGGATCGCCGACGCCCGCAAGAAACTCGGCGACCTCATCCACGAAGCCGCCCAGGGCCACCCCCAGGTCCTGCGCCGCCACACCACCCCCGTCGCCGTGCTGCTCCCGGCCACCCCCACCGGCACCCCCCACCCGCCGACCACCCCCACCCCCGCCAACGCGGCGCCCCCGGCCACCGCTGCCGTCCCACCCACCGGGCCCACCCCCCTCGCGGAGCCCGCCGGTCCCGCCCCGACCGGCGCCGAACCAGCACCGTCGCCCCAGCCCACCCGTACGACCGCGGCCGACACCGCCCCGGCGTCGGCCGCACCGAACGACCCGACCCCGGCCGAACAGCGCCCCCACCCGGCCCCCGTCACCCCGGCCGCCGACCCGAAGACCGCGCCCGACACCACCGATGACACCCCCGCGGCCGCCGCCCTGCACCACGTACCCCCCACCGACACCGCCCCCGCCCACACCGACGTCCCGGCCGCACCACGCCCCTCACGCCGCCTCGCCCCCCTCGGCGAGGCCTTCGACACCGTCCTGGCCCCCACCACCCCAGACACCGACCCCACCGACACCGTCCCATCCCCGCGCGGCCTGCCCACCGGCATCCCCAGCCTCGACCACGCCCTCGGCGGCCTCCAGCCCGGCCGCTTCTACCTCGTCGCCGCCACCCCCGGCACCGGCGGCAGCCTCCTCACCACCACCGCAGCCCGCACCACCGCCCTCGACCACCACCAGCCCGTCCTCTACGCCGCCTCCGGCCTCACCCGCGCCGACATCGCCGCCCGCATCGTCGCCGCCCACCTCCCCGTCGACTACCGCCGCCTGCGCGCCGGCCAGCTCACCGACACCGAACAGGCCGACGTCGCCGCCCTCCACCACGACCTGGCAGCCGCCCCCCTCTACATCGACGACGGCACCGACCTCACCCCCGCCGCCATCGCCGAGACCCTCACCGACCTCACCGGCACCGCCCTCCTCGTCGTCGACCGCCTCCAGGCCGCCGACGACCCCCACCTGCCCCTGTCCGGCCCCCGCCTCCGCGACGCCGCCCAGACCCTCGCCCACCTCGCCCGCACCCACCACCTCCCGGTCCTCGCCGCCCTCGACACCGACCACCCCGACCTGATCAACACCCTCGGCCTCGACACCGTCCTGCACCTCACCCCCGACCCCGACCACCCCCACCACCGCGTCCAACTCGCCATCACCGAACGCGACCTCGGCCTCCAGACCACCCTCACCCTCTACGCCGACCGCGCCCACGCCCGCCTCACCGACCCCACCGACTTCGACCCCTACGCCCACGACCCCGAACCACCCGAGCACACCGCCACCGACCCCACCCCCCAGGCCCCCGCCGCGCCCGGAGCCTCCGCCTGGCCGCCCGTAGCCGTCCCCGGCCGCTCCACACCCCTCGCAACCAGCGAGCCGACCAGCACTCCGCACACACCCGCACCACAGCCCACTCCAGCCCCCGCGACCACCACCAGCGACCCCGCGACGCACCACACCCAGCCGCCGCGCACCACCGCCAGCAGCGGCACCTACGCCGGCCGCGACTACTCCCACTACACCGGCCAGATCACCCGCGCGGTCGACCAGGCCCTCCAAGAGCACGGCGGCGACGTCGAAGCCGCCACCGCCGCCCTGGTGAAAAAGGCCGTGCCCGACGCCATGGCCCTATTCAAAGAAACCCGCGTCGGCTCGAATTACGACCACACCGTCTATCCAGAACTCCTCGAAATCCTCCGCAAAAAGACCAAGGACGGCTCAGACGAAATCTGGGAAGGACGCCACAACTGGACCAACACCCACCTCACCGACCAACTCAACACCGGCGCCCTAGACCCCGTCACCGTCGACGCCCTCGACACCAACGCCTCCTTCATGGCCGCCTTCAAGACCCACCTGCCCATCGGCGCCCTCAGGCACAACCCCCACGGCGGCTTCGACCCCAAACTCTCCGGCGTCCACCTCCTCACCCAGCGCCCCACCTGGCACCACCCCCACCTCCCCGACCCCATCGGCAACCGCCGCGAGATGGGCCCCGTCGTCCTCACCGACGCCACCATCCGCCTCCTCATCCGCTGCGCCCGCTACGACCTGTGCGACCAGCCGGTGATCGCCGAGAGCTGGACCAGCGGCGCCAGCGAAGGCCTGCTGGAGAAATTCCGCCGCGTCCTCACCGAAGCCCGCCACACCTCCCTGGAACGCGAAGCCGCCGGATACGCCGACGGAACCGTGGCCGTCGAATACATCAAAGCCATGTACTCCAAATTCACCTCCACCCTCGGCGAATCCAACGCCAACCTCGAAATCCGCCGACCCGAGTGGATGCACATCATCCGCTCCCAGGCATTCGCCAACCTCTGGTACAAAGCCCACCGCGCCCACAAAAGGGCCTCACCGTCGTCCGCGTCCGCGGCACGGACGAACTCCACGTCACCGGCGGAGACTGGCGTAACGTATTCACCGAAGGCCGCAGCCCCGCCGAAATGAAACTCAAGAACCAGTACACCCTGCCGAGGAAGACCACCGCCTGATGTCCACCGACGGATGGAAAAACTTCGGAACATACGGGGCCAACCGCGACCCCGGAAACATCCACGGCAAATACGCCCTCGGCCGCGCCCTCGAAGACGCCCTGGAACGCATGATCATCCACGGCGGCATCAGGTCCCCCGCCAGCACCCGCCGCGGCCTCATGGCCCGCATGAACTACCTCACCACCACCGGCGGCGGCGCCCAGGCCATGGCCGAAGCCGGCATCACCGCCACCCGCCCCACCATCCGCGCCTGGACCAGAGGCACCCAACACCCCCGCCCCGAGAACCAGGAAGCGATCGACACCGCCTACTGGAACCTGCGCGCCAACAACATCCTCAACAACCCCGGCGCCCTGAAACAGCACCTCAACCGCGGCGGCCACGGCACCGAAGTGGAGATCCACCCCATCAACCAGGACGTCGTCGAGGCACCGCGGCGCCGCAGCAACCTGCGCGTACGCCGCTTCCAAGTCCGTTACATCTGGGACGACGCGGTCGACGCCTTCGTCGCCGGCGACATCGCCGGGCTCGAAGAGATCTGGGACGACATCATCGGCGAGCTCGACTCCGACTGGGGCGCCTACACCTACGTCGCCCACATCGGCCTCGGCGCCTGACCGGCCGGGCCGGCCGCCTCCAACCGGCCGGCCCGCAAATTCCCACCCCCGGCGCCCTCCTCACCCTCTGCCTTGCGCTGTAGAAAGACCTCACCACCGGAAAGCACGAAAGACAGACCTAGCAATTCGCCACGCTCCAGGATGAGAATTCAGACAGCAGAGAAGGCCGGTACATACATATTCACCCCGGCAACAGCGGTGATAACGTAACGCCTTTCCCAAACTCAGGTACATAATCAACGCGTATCGCCCCGCTAGCCCGCTGCTCCAATTGCTAGAATTGTCTAGAGGTCTAGACCTCTAGGAGAGAGGGGCTGTAACGATGAGTCACCGTTACAGAACTTGCGCGGTACACAACCACGTGACATAATTAGGTACACAAGACGC
This sequence is a window from Streptomyces sp. NBC_00582. Protein-coding genes within it:
- a CDS encoding type II toxin-antitoxin system prevent-host-death family antitoxin produces the protein MSSSRSVSAAKTGAATGLLLPPADDPVWGSVPLALRQNLSVPAHGLVNPARGGLAEKSGRPLRLALSAAAKMRTTGAHWHVLLIAPRAAFGGPTSDRAGRAYALLQQVVVDYLRPALAARAGASGKAPAEQPPTAPAPASTPAAPAAVPAEPTAAPESADGFLPDPAAAPDTVSAAGPEGGAVEEAPHPLPAADELAADELAGALHEITEHRTVLVLTTPHPDTAHTALAQHLPAGQPAVSVAGADRASLARALYTQLGLGRRQRRPHALKDAEDLIVAELKRAPRLIIATAAPGLRSSALQLLYSLWARENFALVLIGDTNLATLLSRSDMASLNSRVTLRHHVAPTSPGTPAPSGTTPAEQQDPLPSPSQPAPAEPATTPAPADTSPPAGPAPADPAAADDPRTTLDPAGTAHGEELADHVREIAQARAILTVTGPDATTVHTALTRTPSPPNLPAVHTGGKDRSSLVRDLFVQLDLDQRMPQPGTLRATEDLIAAELRRASRLVIVPKAHELPTAALRMLYDLWSADNFPLVLGGDDRLDDVLQRPALASLSSCVLLHHHLDPAGEETPTPTPTPTPTPTPTPTPTSTPADGPNAPAPAPLAPDPGATASPSAAGPDANPEPATARPAPTTLSAPGQAAGPPTPGAAKPTAPAAPAPAADSDQPATTTSQPAPPPGKTKAVPGKTPATLHQARAALPDLIRAAADGTPTPLTREDTDHALLTTPHAATTLGWDLEHAPAHGIADARKKLGDLIHEAAQGHPQVLRRHTTPVAVLLPATPTGTPHPPTTPTPANAAPPATAAVPPTGPTPLAEPAGPAPTGAEPAPSPQPTRTTAADTAPASAAPNDPTPAEQRPHPAPVTPAADPKTAPDTTDDTPAAAALHHVPPTDTAPAHTDVPAAPRPSRRLAPLGEAFDTVLAPTTPDTDPTDTVPSPRGLPTGIPSLDHALGGLQPGRFYLVAATPGTGGSLLTTTAARTTALDHHQPVLYAASGLTRADIAARIVAAHLPVDYRRLRAGQLTDTEQADVAALHHDLAAAPLYIDDGTDLTPAAIAETLTDLTGTALLVVDRLQAADDPHLPLSGPRLRDAAQTLAHLARTHHLPVLAALDTDHPDLINTLGLDTVLHLTPDPDHPHHRVQLAITERDLGLQTTLTLYADRAHARLTDPTDFDPYAHDPEPPEHTATDPTPQAPAAPGASAWPPVAVPGRSTPLATSEPTSTPHTPAPQPTPAPATTTSDPATHHTQPPRTTASSGTYAGRDYSHYTGQITRAVDQALQEHGGDVEAATAALVKKAVPDAMALFKETRVGSNYDHTVYPELLEILRKKTKDGSDEIWEGRHNWTNTHLTDQLNTGALDPVTVDALDTNASFMAAFKTHLPIGALRHNPHGGFDPKLSGVHLLTQRPTWHHPHLPDPIGNRREMGPVVLTDATIRLLIRCARYDLCDQPVIAESWTSGASEGLLEKFRRVLTEARHTSLEREAAGYADGTVAVEYIKAMYSKFTSTLGESNANLEIRRPEWMHIIRSQAFANLWYKAHRAHKRASPSSASAARTNSTSPAETGVTYSPKAAAPPK